A genomic segment from Acidimicrobiales bacterium encodes:
- a CDS encoding nuclear transport factor 2 family protein produces the protein MNTTAEDIEDLKRLKARYFRCLDTKDWPGLRSVFTDELVADSTEAGGQVITGADAFIAFLQEVLADAVTVHQGHMPEIELTSPTSATGIWALHDIVIWPNGLRLDGHGHYHETYRKTDAGWRIATSRLTRLHSDFHPPADA, from the coding sequence GTGAACACCACCGCCGAGGACATCGAGGACCTCAAGCGCCTGAAGGCGCGCTACTTCCGCTGTCTCGACACCAAGGACTGGCCGGGCCTCCGGTCCGTCTTCACCGACGAGCTGGTGGCCGACAGCACCGAGGCCGGTGGCCAGGTGATCACCGGGGCCGACGCGTTCATCGCCTTCCTCCAGGAGGTGCTGGCCGACGCGGTCACCGTGCACCAGGGCCACATGCCGGAGATCGAGCTCACCTCCCCCACCTCCGCCACCGGCATCTGGGCCCTCCACGACATCGTGATCTGGCCGAACGGCCTGCGCCTCGACGGCCACGGCCACTACCACGAGACCTACCGCAAGACCGACGCCGGTTGGCGCATCGCCACCTCCCGCCTCACCCGACTCCACAGCGACTTCCACCCGCCCGCCGACGCCTGA
- a CDS encoding SMP-30/gluconolactonase/LRE family protein — translation MPRAGGSAGRARGRVRARRTAWCAAAVVVLATSLAVVATGPSASAGPLPAFNLTWGSQGATNGLFSSPKGVAFSPVTDQVYVADSVNNRIQVFTRDGAFVRKWGRLGTTNGRFNDPRGVAVDSAGNVYVVDRLNHRVQKFTSTGTFVTAWGSLGSGDGQFRNPRGIALDPNGTVYVADTGNDRVQRFSNTGAFLGKWGSTGSANGQFSIPSDVAVGSNVVYVADSGNDRVQRFNSSGVFAASYGGTGSGPGQFEAPRGIVYDPVSFEFVVIDTGNDRLQRFDLNGVYLQEQGETGTGDGQFKSAEDVGIDVRGNLFVADTSNHRVQRFGFAGPAPPFVRAFGTSGSGPGQFDTLGQLATDAEGNVYAADTGNDRVTKHAPDGPTLLTIPGTVGVTGVAVGDDGTIYVVTPGTVTAFSATGAQLRQWAAAGATAIAISPVSGDLFVVDDGDDEIEAFDDQGSFLRRFGSVGAPCTGNLTAPGGVAVDTDGRVYVSDRSGDCVQVFTEAGAFVEAWGEPGAGPGTFTSGRQVTVGPDGSISVVDDLIDLVQTFTPEGDVLASWGTQGLGLTFGNLENPTGVAADPFGNVFVADRDNHRIQRFAASGAIDGTVTGPGGPLAGAFVAAVQWGSFGLARAGFTDATGGYDLAVPPGRYTLVFIDPLQGAALEWHEDHAFITQVAPEDLVVVNAGATVTVDAALAASGVPAATNPATLSGMVTGPGGAMAGVFVVATDFDTGRMRGATTNASGSYVISGLHPGTGYRVEFVDPTAATLVEWHDNQPAVAIEAAAVLSLPAGGAQVVNAVLADDPGR, via the coding sequence ATGCCGAGGGCCGGAGGCAGCGCAGGGCGGGCGCGTGGTCGCGTCCGGGCACGGAGGACGGCGTGGTGCGCGGCGGCGGTGGTGGTGCTCGCCACCTCGTTGGCGGTGGTCGCCACGGGGCCCTCGGCCAGTGCCGGCCCCCTGCCCGCGTTCAACCTGACCTGGGGGTCTCAGGGAGCGACCAACGGGTTGTTCAGCAGCCCCAAGGGGGTCGCCTTCAGCCCGGTGACCGACCAGGTGTACGTCGCCGACAGCGTCAACAACCGGATCCAGGTCTTCACCCGGGACGGTGCCTTCGTCCGCAAGTGGGGCCGGCTCGGCACCACCAACGGCCGGTTCAACGATCCGCGCGGCGTCGCCGTGGACTCGGCGGGCAACGTCTACGTGGTCGACCGCCTGAACCACAGGGTCCAGAAGTTCACCTCGACGGGGACCTTCGTCACCGCCTGGGGGAGCCTCGGCAGCGGCGACGGCCAGTTCCGCAACCCGCGCGGCATCGCGCTCGACCCCAACGGCACGGTCTACGTGGCCGACACCGGCAACGACCGCGTCCAGAGGTTCTCGAACACCGGCGCGTTCCTGGGGAAGTGGGGGTCCACCGGCTCGGCCAACGGTCAGTTCTCGATCCCCTCCGACGTCGCAGTGGGGTCCAACGTCGTGTACGTGGCCGATTCCGGGAACGACCGGGTGCAGCGCTTCAACAGCTCGGGTGTGTTCGCTGCCAGCTACGGCGGCACCGGGTCGGGCCCGGGCCAGTTCGAGGCACCGCGCGGCATCGTGTACGACCCCGTCTCGTTCGAGTTCGTGGTGATCGACACCGGGAACGACCGGCTGCAACGGTTCGACCTGAACGGCGTCTACCTCCAGGAGCAGGGCGAGACGGGCACCGGCGACGGCCAGTTCAAGTCGGCGGAGGACGTCGGCATCGACGTACGCGGCAACCTGTTCGTCGCCGACACCTCGAACCACCGGGTGCAGCGCTTCGGCTTCGCCGGACCGGCGCCGCCCTTCGTCCGGGCCTTCGGCACCAGCGGTTCGGGGCCAGGGCAGTTCGACACCCTCGGCCAGCTCGCCACCGACGCCGAGGGCAACGTCTATGCCGCCGACACCGGCAACGACCGCGTCACCAAACACGCTCCCGACGGCCCGACGCTGCTCACCATCCCCGGCACGGTCGGGGTGACCGGGGTGGCGGTCGGCGACGACGGCACGATCTACGTGGTGACCCCGGGGACGGTCACGGCCTTCAGCGCAACCGGCGCCCAGCTGCGCCAATGGGCTGCGGCCGGCGCCACGGCGATCGCGATCAGCCCGGTCTCGGGTGACCTCTTCGTGGTCGACGACGGTGACGACGAGATCGAGGCGTTCGACGACCAGGGCAGCTTCCTCCGCCGGTTCGGCAGCGTCGGCGCGCCCTGCACCGGCAACCTCACCGCCCCGGGCGGCGTGGCCGTCGACACCGACGGCCGTGTGTACGTGAGCGACCGCAGCGGGGACTGCGTGCAGGTCTTCACCGAGGCGGGTGCCTTCGTCGAGGCCTGGGGCGAGCCCGGCGCCGGCCCCGGCACCTTCACCTCCGGTCGCCAGGTGACCGTGGGTCCGGACGGGAGCATCTCGGTGGTGGACGACCTCATCGACCTGGTCCAGACCTTCACCCCCGAAGGCGACGTCCTCGCGAGCTGGGGGACACAAGGCCTCGGGCTCACCTTCGGCAACCTCGAGAACCCCACCGGCGTCGCCGCCGACCCCTTCGGCAACGTGTTCGTCGCCGACCGCGACAACCACCGGATCCAGCGCTTCGCGGCGTCGGGCGCCATCGACGGGACCGTGACCGGCCCCGGTGGTCCCCTCGCGGGTGCCTTCGTCGCCGCGGTCCAGTGGGGCTCGTTCGGCCTGGCCCGCGCCGGGTTCACGGATGCGACGGGCGGCTACGACCTCGCGGTGCCCCCCGGGCGCTACACCCTCGTGTTCATCGACCCGCTCCAGGGTGCCGCCCTGGAGTGGCACGAGGACCACGCCTTCATCACCCAAGTCGCGCCCGAGGACCTCGTGGTGGTGAACGCCGGCGCCACCGTGACCGTGGACGCGGCCCTCGCGGCCAGCGGTGTGCCGGCGGCCACGAACCCGGCCACCCTCAGTGGCATGGTGACGGGCCCGGGCGGCGCCATGGCCGGCGTGTTCGTGGTGGCCACGGACTTCGACACCGGCCGCATGCGGGGGGCGACCACCAACGCCTCGGGCAGCTACGTGATCTCGGGCCTGCACCCGGGCACCGGTTACCGGGTCGAATTCGTCGACCCGACCGCGGCGACGCTCGTCGAGTGGCACGACAACCAGCCTGCGGTCGCCATCGAGGCGGCCGCGGTGCTCTCGCTGCCCGCCGGCGGGGCCCAGGTGGTCAACGCCGTGCTGGCCGACGATCCCGGGCGCTGA
- a CDS encoding HAMP domain-containing histidine kinase gives MTADVLPPDPPVPASDVPSDALAADLLLALTHDLRSPLATVIHAAELLAGGRLAPDGPEWRRALALLTESAGDLQRTNEDLLLLERVVRAEEHVALPIDEIDVAEVARSAQAATRARDREVDLDGASVSARVNRTLLRHLFEALLDNAALHTGPADRIGVEARRQGDRLLLVVWDSGPGVAASDRETVFLPFRRGSVTAGDGVGVGLHLVARFAAALGGRAWVEDGPEGGARFCVDLAIAP, from the coding sequence GTGACCGCAGACGTGCTCCCCCCGGATCCTCCGGTGCCGGCGTCCGACGTCCCGTCCGACGCCTTGGCGGCCGACCTGTTGCTCGCGCTCACCCACGACCTGCGGTCCCCGCTGGCGACGGTCATCCATGCGGCCGAGCTCCTCGCCGGCGGCCGGCTGGCCCCGGACGGGCCCGAATGGCGTCGCGCCCTCGCACTGCTGACGGAGAGCGCCGGCGACCTGCAGCGGACGAACGAGGACCTGCTCCTCCTGGAGCGGGTGGTGCGCGCCGAGGAGCACGTGGCGCTGCCGATCGACGAGATCGACGTCGCCGAGGTCGCTCGGTCGGCCCAGGCCGCCACCCGCGCCCGCGACCGAGAGGTTGACCTCGACGGCGCGTCGGTGTCGGCCCGGGTCAACCGCACCCTGCTGCGCCACCTGTTCGAAGCGCTGCTGGACAACGCCGCGCTGCACACGGGCCCGGCCGACCGCATCGGCGTGGAGGCTCGACGCCAGGGCGACCGACTCCTGCTCGTCGTCTGGGACAGCGGGCCCGGCGTGGCGGCCTCGGATCGGGAGACGGTGTTCCTGCCGTTCCGCCGCGGGTCCGTCACCGCCGGCGACGGCGTTGGGGTCGGCCTGCACCTCGTCGCCCGGTTCGCGGCGGCGCTCGGGGGTCGGGCGTGGGTGGAGGACGGTCCCGAGGGTGGCGCACGCTTCTGCGTCGACCTCGCGATCGCCCCCTAA
- the ygiD gene encoding 4,5-DOPA dioxygenase extradiol — protein MSEATTMPAAFLGHGSPMNALEHNRYTDGWRLFGDSVPRPRAILAVSAHWYINATAVTAQPDPPTIHDFYGFPDALFDVRYPAPGDPELASRIAEVVDPVWVGQDRDSWGIDHGTWSLLVHAFPDADIPVVQLSIDATKPWEYHLDLGARLAPLRDEGVLVLCSGNVVHNLRLIEWGTPEAGEDWAHRFDDATRAAITSDPASVLALAGHPDYDRAVPTPDHFLPLLYLAGLAQAAGEPCATLVDGYAYGSLSMTSYTLGL, from the coding sequence ATGAGCGAGGCCACGACGATGCCGGCCGCCTTCCTGGGGCACGGCAGCCCCATGAACGCCCTCGAGCACAACCGCTACACCGACGGGTGGCGCCTGTTCGGTGACAGCGTGCCCCGGCCGCGGGCCATCCTCGCCGTGTCGGCTCACTGGTACATCAACGCCACGGCGGTGACCGCGCAGCCCGATCCGCCCACGATCCACGACTTCTACGGGTTTCCCGACGCCCTCTTCGACGTGCGGTACCCGGCACCCGGGGATCCCGAGCTGGCGTCCCGGATCGCCGAGGTGGTCGACCCGGTCTGGGTCGGCCAGGACCGCGACAGCTGGGGGATCGACCACGGCACGTGGTCGCTGCTCGTGCACGCCTTCCCCGACGCCGACATCCCGGTCGTCCAGCTCAGCATCGACGCCACCAAGCCGTGGGAGTACCACCTCGACCTGGGCGCCCGCCTCGCCCCCCTGCGGGACGAGGGGGTCCTCGTGTTGTGCAGCGGCAACGTCGTGCACAACCTGCGCCTCATCGAGTGGGGCACGCCCGAGGCCGGCGAGGACTGGGCCCACCGCTTCGACGACGCGACCCGGGCGGCGATCACGAGCGATCCCGCGTCCGTCCTCGCCCTGGCCGGCCATCCCGACTACGACCGGGCGGTCCCCACCCCGGACCACTTCCTGCCATTGCTGTACCTCGCCGGCCTCGCCCAGGCCGCCGGGGAGCCCTGTGCCACGCTCGTCGACGGCTACGCCTACGGCTCGCTGTCGATGACGAGCTACACACTCGGCCTGTGA
- a CDS encoding catalase family peroxidase, translating into MGEMSGEALVDAIEGASGRHPGKRRAHATGIVATGTFTATPAAADLCTAVAMQGGAVPATVRFSNGTGNPATRDDDQDGRGIALKLRADGDPAWDLIGLSLPQFFVRTPEDFVAFVAARTPDPATGELDMAKVGAFLDAHPEALGAAGAAIAAPIPASYAQVRYHGIHSFFWTGPDGARRAVRYEWVPDAGEAAVDPDESGRPPDHLRRELAERLAAGPASFALWVVLAGEGDAVDDPTDRWPDERERVEVGRLELTALGPADAEDTLIFDPVNVPPGVECSADPLLAARSRAYGVSYARRTADL; encoded by the coding sequence ATGGGGGAGATGAGCGGGGAAGCGCTGGTCGACGCGATCGAGGGGGCGTCGGGGCGGCATCCCGGGAAACGGCGGGCGCACGCCACCGGGATCGTGGCGACGGGGACGTTCACGGCCACGCCGGCGGCTGCGGACTTGTGCACCGCGGTGGCGATGCAGGGTGGTGCGGTGCCGGCCACGGTGCGGTTCTCGAACGGCACGGGGAATCCCGCCACCCGCGACGACGACCAGGACGGGCGGGGGATCGCCCTCAAGCTGCGGGCCGACGGGGACCCGGCGTGGGACCTGATCGGGCTGTCGCTCCCGCAGTTCTTCGTGCGCACGCCCGAGGACTTCGTCGCCTTCGTTGCCGCCCGCACCCCCGATCCGGCCACCGGCGAGCTCGACATGGCCAAGGTCGGCGCCTTCCTCGATGCGCACCCGGAGGCGCTCGGCGCCGCCGGCGCGGCCATCGCGGCGCCGATCCCGGCCAGCTACGCCCAGGTCCGCTACCACGGCATCCACTCCTTCTTCTGGACCGGGCCCGACGGCGCCCGGCGGGCGGTGCGCTACGAATGGGTGCCCGACGCGGGCGAGGCCGCGGTCGATCCGGACGAGTCCGGCCGACCGCCCGACCACCTGCGGCGGGAGCTGGCCGAGCGGCTCGCCGCCGGCCCGGCGTCGTTCGCCCTGTGGGTCGTGCTCGCCGGAGAGGGCGACGCGGTCGACGACCCGACCGACCGTTGGCCCGACGAGCGCGAGCGTGTCGAGGTCGGCCGGCTCGAGCTCACCGCGCTCGGCCCGGCCGACGCCGAGGACACCTTGATCTTCGATCCGGTGAACGTGCCCCCGGGCGTCGAGTGCTCGGCCGACCCGTTGCTCGCCGCCCGCTCCCGGGCCTACGGCGTCTCCTACGCGCGCCGCACCGCCGACCTCTGA
- the rplC gene encoding 50S ribosomal protein L3 — MATKAIVGEKVGMTQVWDENNRVVPVTMVKVAPCRIVQIKTPETDGYSALQVTFGHRDASKLTQPKAGHFAKAGVDAGARLVELRLDDVSAYEVGQEIKVDVLAQGDLIDVTAVSKGKGYAGVMKRHGFKGQRASHGAHRVHRMPGSIGACATPARVFKGTRMAGRTGGERVTTLNLTVVEADAERDLLLVRGAVPGPKGGIVLIRNAVKAGVKS; from the coding sequence ATGGCGACAAAGGCAATCGTCGGCGAGAAAGTCGGCATGACCCAGGTCTGGGACGAGAACAACCGCGTCGTGCCCGTGACCATGGTCAAGGTCGCGCCGTGCCGCATCGTGCAGATCAAGACCCCCGAGACCGACGGCTACAGCGCGCTGCAGGTGACCTTCGGTCACCGTGACGCCTCCAAGCTCACCCAGCCGAAGGCCGGGCACTTCGCCAAGGCCGGCGTCGACGCAGGGGCCCGCCTCGTCGAGCTCCGCCTCGACGACGTGAGCGCCTACGAGGTCGGTCAGGAGATCAAGGTCGACGTGCTGGCCCAAGGCGACCTCATCGACGTGACCGCGGTCAGCAAGGGCAAGGGCTACGCCGGCGTCATGAAGCGTCACGGCTTCAAGGGCCAGCGCGCTTCGCACGGTGCCCACCGCGTGCACCGCATGCCCGGGTCGATCGGCGCCTGCGCCACCCCGGCCCGGGTGTTCAAGGGCACCCGCATGGCCGGCCGCACCGGCGGTGAGCGCGTCACCACGCTGAACCTCACCGTGGTCGAGGCCGACGCCGAGCGGGACCTGCTGCTCGTCCGTGGCGCGGTCCCCGGCCCCAAGGGCGGGATCGTGCTCATCCGCAACGCCGTGAAAGCCGGGGTGAAGAGCTGA